In Amycolatopsis endophytica, the following are encoded in one genomic region:
- a CDS encoding GH1 family beta-glucosidase, giving the protein MDDLTFPPGFLWGVSTSAFQIEGATGEDGRGPSTWDTFAPGQADVACDHYHRWPEDVALLTGLGVGAYRFSFAWPRIQPTGSGAPNPRGLAFYDRLLDALCEAGIAPVATLYHWDTPQPLEDAGGWLDRDIAYRFAEYASVLGEHFADRVRMWIPLNEPMVTTVYGYAIGEYAPGRTLLLDALPTAHHQHLAHGLATQALRAAGASNIGTANHHCPVWPRSNDQADLDAARHLDALLNRTFSDPVLLGSYPPEITPHLPAGHAGDLEIIAQPLDFYGVNYYEPQGAAAPGDGNPLPFELRPIEGFPRTTNDSAIVPGALYDLLVGLRDRYGEKLPPVHITENGASFDGIHDTERIDFLEAHVRSAHSAITAGVEVRGYFVWSLLDNFEWSKGYAPRFGLVHVDYETLRRTPKDSFAWYRKLVRS; this is encoded by the coding sequence GTGGATGACCTCACCTTCCCGCCCGGCTTCCTGTGGGGCGTGTCGACCTCGGCCTTCCAGATCGAGGGCGCCACCGGCGAAGACGGACGCGGACCGTCCACCTGGGACACCTTCGCGCCCGGGCAGGCCGACGTCGCCTGCGACCACTACCACCGCTGGCCGGAGGACGTCGCGCTGCTGACCGGACTCGGCGTCGGCGCCTACCGCTTCTCCTTCGCCTGGCCGCGGATCCAGCCGACGGGGTCCGGTGCGCCCAACCCGCGTGGACTGGCGTTCTACGACCGGTTGCTGGACGCGCTGTGCGAAGCGGGCATCGCGCCGGTCGCGACGCTCTACCACTGGGACACCCCGCAGCCGCTGGAGGACGCGGGCGGCTGGCTGGACCGGGACATCGCGTACCGCTTCGCCGAGTACGCCTCGGTTCTCGGCGAGCACTTCGCTGATCGCGTGCGGATGTGGATCCCCCTCAACGAACCAATGGTCACGACGGTCTACGGATACGCGATCGGCGAATACGCGCCGGGCAGGACACTCCTGCTGGACGCGCTCCCCACCGCACACCACCAACACCTCGCACACGGCCTCGCGACCCAGGCGCTGCGAGCCGCGGGTGCGTCGAACATCGGCACCGCCAACCATCATTGTCCAGTTTGGCCCAGATCAAACGATCAAGCCGATCTCGACGCCGCCCGCCACCTGGACGCATTGTTGAACCGGACGTTTTCCGACCCGGTGCTACTCGGGAGTTATCCGCCGGAAATCACGCCCCACCTTCCCGCCGGACATGCCGGTGACCTGGAGATCATCGCGCAACCGCTGGATTTCTACGGCGTGAACTATTACGAGCCGCAGGGCGCGGCGGCGCCCGGCGACGGGAATCCGCTGCCCTTCGAACTTCGCCCGATCGAGGGTTTCCCGCGCACCACCAACGACTCGGCGATCGTGCCCGGCGCACTGTACGACCTGCTCGTCGGCCTGCGCGACCGGTACGGCGAGAAGCTGCCGCCGGTCCACATCACCGAGAACGGCGCGAGCTTCGACGGCATCCACGACACCGAACGCATCGACTTCCTGGAAGCGCACGTCCGGTCCGCGCACTCCGCGATAACGGCGGGAGTTGAAGTCCGCGGGTATTTCGTTTGGTCGTTGCTGGACAATTTCGAATGGTCGAAGGGATACGCGCCCCGGTTCGGTCTCGTGCACGTGGACTACGAAACACTGCGCCGCACACCGAAGGACTCCTTCGCCTGGTACCGGAAGCTGGTGCGCTCATGA
- a CDS encoding D-arabinono-1,4-lactone oxidase — MSRWQNWARTASADPQRIHTPRSTAEISEVVTDVAVNGRRVRAWGSGHSFTPIAVADSDAIDLTGWTGIAAVDAANHRVTVRSGTTIRQLNAELDGLGLAMTNLGDIDAQTVAGAISTGTHGTGARLGGLATQIVQLELVLADGSVVTCSADRQPDLFAAARVGLGALGVITHVTLQCEPAFALAAQERPEPLEQVLEGFDTFAAENDHFEFYWFPYGKNALVKRNNRMPAGEAKRPLSRAREFLDYEIMENVAFGTLCRIGRAVPRFAQPLGRFASSVLSAREYSDTSHRVFVTHRGVRFVESEYAVPRDSLHDVLRELRALVPRLENPVTFPVEVRVAAADDIWLSTANGRDSAYVAIHQFTGMPYREYFAGFESITSAVGGRPHWGKMHTLDASALRERYPHFDDFVEQARRCDPTGVFRNSYLDRVLGPLG, encoded by the coding sequence ATGAGCCGGTGGCAGAACTGGGCGAGGACCGCGAGCGCGGACCCGCAGCGCATCCACACCCCGCGCAGCACAGCCGAAATCTCGGAAGTCGTCACGGACGTGGCGGTCAACGGGCGCCGCGTCCGCGCGTGGGGCAGCGGGCACTCGTTCACGCCCATCGCGGTCGCCGACTCCGACGCGATCGACCTGACCGGGTGGACCGGGATCGCCGCCGTCGACGCCGCGAACCACCGCGTCACCGTGCGGTCCGGCACGACGATCCGTCAGCTCAACGCCGAACTCGACGGGCTCGGGCTGGCGATGACGAACCTCGGGGACATCGACGCCCAGACCGTCGCGGGCGCCATCTCGACCGGCACGCACGGGACCGGCGCCCGGCTCGGCGGGCTGGCCACGCAGATCGTCCAGCTGGAACTGGTACTGGCGGACGGCTCGGTCGTGACGTGCTCGGCCGACCGGCAGCCGGACCTGTTCGCGGCCGCGCGCGTCGGCCTCGGCGCGCTCGGCGTGATCACGCACGTGACCCTGCAGTGCGAACCGGCGTTCGCGCTCGCCGCGCAGGAACGGCCCGAGCCGCTGGAACAGGTGCTGGAGGGCTTCGACACCTTCGCCGCCGAGAACGACCACTTCGAGTTCTACTGGTTCCCGTACGGGAAGAACGCGCTGGTCAAGCGCAACAACCGGATGCCAGCGGGCGAGGCGAAGCGGCCGTTGAGCCGGGCCCGCGAGTTCCTCGACTACGAAATCATGGAGAACGTCGCGTTCGGCACGCTGTGCCGCATCGGCCGCGCCGTGCCGCGATTCGCGCAGCCGCTCGGCCGGTTCGCGTCGTCGGTGTTGTCCGCGCGCGAATACTCGGACACCTCGCACCGGGTGTTCGTGACGCACCGCGGGGTGCGGTTCGTGGAGTCGGAGTACGCGGTCCCCCGTGACTCACTGCACGACGTCCTGCGCGAGCTGCGGGCGCTGGTGCCCCGGCTGGAGAACCCGGTGACCTTCCCGGTGGAGGTCCGGGTCGCCGCCGCGGACGATATCTGGCTGTCCACAGCGAATGGCCGAGACTCCGCGTACGTGGCGATCCACCAGTTCACCGGCATGCCCTACCGCGAGTACTTCGCGGGTTTCGAATCGATCACCTCGGCCGTCGGCGGACGCCCGCACTGGGGCAAGATGCACACGCTGGACGCCTCGGCGCTGCGCGAGCGCTACCCGCACTTCGACGACTTCGTGGAACAGGCGCGGCGCTGCGATCCCACCGGGGTGTTCCGCAACTCCTACCTCGACCGCGTGCTGGGCCCGCTCGGTTAG
- a CDS encoding TetR/AcrR family transcriptional regulator — MSETQASTPLRRQPVQQRSAKRVEQMLDASAELIDEVGYDALTTTLIAKRAGVAVGSLYQFFPDKRAVVRALTQRNLDRFVHAVSERLSREDPGHWWAVVDSVLDIYLEMHRTVPGFSKVHFGDVVDRQLLDNGRDNNRVIADSLADLVGRYIDLNTPRLTLAMTVAIEAADGLLKLAFHRDPQGDAEIVGETKHLIKGYLASRLGE; from the coding sequence GTGTCGGAGACCCAGGCGAGCACCCCGCTTCGCCGGCAGCCCGTACAGCAGCGCAGCGCGAAGCGGGTCGAGCAGATGCTCGACGCCAGCGCCGAGCTGATCGACGAGGTCGGCTACGACGCGTTGACCACCACGCTGATCGCGAAACGCGCCGGGGTCGCCGTCGGGTCGCTCTACCAGTTCTTCCCCGACAAACGGGCCGTCGTGCGTGCGCTGACGCAGCGCAACCTCGACCGGTTCGTGCACGCGGTGAGCGAACGGCTCAGCCGCGAGGACCCCGGCCACTGGTGGGCCGTTGTCGACTCGGTGCTGGACATCTACCTGGAGATGCACCGGACCGTGCCGGGCTTTTCCAAGGTGCACTTCGGGGACGTGGTGGACCGCCAGCTGCTCGACAACGGCCGGGACAACAACCGGGTCATCGCCGATTCGCTGGCCGATCTGGTGGGCCGCTACATCGACCTGAACACGCCGCGCCTGACGCTGGCGATGACGGTCGCGATCGAGGCCGCCGACGGGTTGCTCAAGCTGGCCTTCCACCGCGACCCGCAGGGCGACGCCGAAATCGTCGGCGAGACCAAGCACCTCATCAAGGGGTACCTGGCCTCGCGCCTCGGGGAATGA
- a CDS encoding amino acid deaminase/aldolase, producing MTTTATTYDSATKDLDPPLAVVDLAAFDANAADLARRADGTPIRLVSKSVRCRFLIERALAAPGFAGLMCYSLAEALWHSGLGTSDDILVAYPTADFGALRALAADARARSTVTIMVDSAEHLDLVDAALGHDHPEIRVCLELDASWRPLPFLHVGTRRSPVFTAKQAAALARQIVARPGFRLAGMMAYEGQVAGMGDATGSRLNDVVVSWMQRRSSAELSRRRAEAVAAVREVADLEFVNGGGSGSIELTGAEQVVTEVAAGSGLIGSTLFDGYSRFRPRPAVLFALPVVHKPARAIATLYSGGYIASGPASGSRLPSPHLPAGLRLLPFEGAGEVQTPVTGKAARDLRIGDRVWMRHAKAGELAERFTDYHVVIDGRVERTVPTYRGEGQNFG from the coding sequence ATGACGACGACCGCGACCACGTACGACTCGGCGACGAAGGATCTCGATCCGCCCCTCGCCGTGGTCGACCTGGCCGCGTTCGACGCCAACGCCGCCGACCTCGCCCGCCGCGCGGACGGGACGCCGATCCGGCTGGTCAGCAAGTCCGTGCGCTGCCGTTTCCTGATCGAGCGCGCGCTCGCGGCGCCCGGGTTCGCCGGGCTGATGTGCTACTCGCTGGCCGAGGCGCTGTGGCATTCCGGACTCGGCACCAGCGACGACATCCTGGTCGCCTACCCGACGGCCGACTTCGGCGCACTGCGTGCCCTCGCGGCCGACGCCAGGGCGCGCTCCACGGTCACGATCATGGTCGACTCGGCCGAGCACCTCGACCTCGTCGACGCCGCGCTCGGCCACGACCATCCGGAGATCCGGGTGTGCCTCGAACTCGACGCGTCGTGGCGGCCGCTCCCGTTCCTGCACGTCGGCACCCGCCGATCACCGGTCTTCACCGCGAAGCAGGCCGCGGCGCTGGCGCGGCAGATCGTCGCGCGCCCGGGTTTCCGCCTGGCCGGGATGATGGCCTACGAGGGACAGGTCGCCGGTATGGGCGACGCCACCGGGAGCCGTCTCAACGACGTCGTCGTGAGCTGGATGCAGCGCCGCTCGTCGGCCGAGCTGTCGCGGCGGCGCGCGGAAGCCGTCGCCGCCGTGCGGGAGGTCGCCGACCTGGAGTTCGTCAACGGCGGCGGCAGCGGCAGCATCGAACTGACCGGCGCCGAACAGGTGGTCACCGAGGTCGCTGCCGGATCCGGCCTCATCGGCTCGACGTTGTTCGACGGGTACTCACGCTTCCGTCCCCGGCCCGCGGTGCTGTTCGCGTTGCCGGTTGTCCACAAGCCGGCGCGCGCCATCGCGACGCTCTACTCGGGCGGGTACATCGCCTCCGGGCCCGCTTCCGGTTCCCGCCTGCCGTCCCCGCACCTGCCAGCGGGCCTGCGTCTGCTGCCCTTCGAAGGAGCGGGTGAGGTGCAGACGCCGGTGACCGGGAAAGCAGCCCGTGACCTGCGGATCGGTGACCGGGTGTGGATGCGTCACGCCAAGGCGGGCGAACTCGCCGAGCGGTTCACCGACTACCACGTCGTGATCGACGGCAGGGTGGAGCGCACCGTCCCCACCTACCGGGGCGAAGGGCAGAACTTCGGCTGA
- a CDS encoding TetR/AcrR family transcriptional regulator, with translation MGRWEPNARERLSRAALELFTEHGYDSTTVAEIAERAGLTKRTFFRYFADKREVLFAGQDGLSRIIAEKIIGADGSASPLEAIGAGLEGLDVIFADERRQWARQRHDVITGNDELRERELLKSAAIATALAAALRERGVPDLTAELAAEAGNLAFRTSFTRWIEPSHEQGFAEVVRQTIKELQAAVTHI, from the coding sequence ATGGGCCGTTGGGAGCCGAACGCGCGCGAGCGGCTGTCGCGCGCCGCTCTGGAGCTGTTCACCGAGCACGGGTACGACAGCACCACGGTCGCGGAGATCGCGGAACGGGCCGGGCTGACGAAGCGCACCTTCTTCCGGTACTTCGCCGACAAGCGCGAAGTCCTGTTCGCCGGCCAGGACGGACTGAGCCGGATCATCGCCGAAAAGATCATCGGCGCGGACGGATCAGCATCACCGCTCGAAGCGATCGGCGCGGGACTGGAGGGCCTCGACGTGATCTTTGCCGACGAACGGCGGCAATGGGCGCGACAGCGTCACGACGTCATCACCGGCAACGACGAGCTACGCGAACGTGAACTGCTCAAGAGCGCGGCCATCGCCACTGCCCTGGCCGCGGCACTCCGCGAACGCGGTGTCCCTGACCTCACCGCGGAACTGGCCGCCGAGGCCGGGAACCTCGCGTTCCGGACCAGCTTCACACGGTGGATCGAGCCGTCCCACGAGCAGGGATTCGCCGAAGTCGTCCGGCAGACGATCAAGGAGCTGCAGGCGGCGGTCACGCACATCTGA
- a CDS encoding helix-turn-helix domain-containing protein — MDAGDDTEARQGHPISSDAWEKREMREALAGRDISAVYRNLRKEGISQRQIAALTGQSQSEVSEILKGRQVMAYDVLARIADGLGVPRGYMGLAYDEATEIQVVGAADEQQAEEDESVKRRNFLAHAAQVTMGAAILGSSPRAWAASPARTPAPGHIGMTDVRQVEAATRALRALDYQYGGGFCRDAVVAQLSWGQQMLDSSAASPVRSRLFVALADLHSLAGWTSFDSGLMDSARGHFANALELAKQGDNDHLVANILYRMGRVYLHQEAPNDALKLFQLGQIAAQESGSELAISVLAANQAWAYAMMGNEDQSLKLLGLAKDEFARANVAEAEDWVKFFNETDVYAMIGTVHTVLARGVDTKHTQFAIPALTRAIDAYGEDMQRSKVFNQAALATNHLIDGDIDHGARIGRLALESADGIKSARVKDRMVPMQEEAAKRRNNPDARDLNERISSFFAA; from the coding sequence ATGGACGCCGGTGACGACACTGAGGCCCGCCAGGGACATCCGATCAGCTCGGATGCCTGGGAGAAGCGGGAGATGCGGGAGGCGCTGGCCGGCCGCGACATCAGTGCGGTGTACCGGAACCTGCGCAAGGAGGGCATCTCCCAGCGTCAGATCGCCGCTCTCACCGGTCAGTCCCAGTCGGAGGTCTCGGAGATCCTCAAGGGTCGTCAGGTCATGGCCTACGACGTGCTCGCCCGGATCGCCGACGGCCTGGGGGTCCCCCGTGGATACATGGGCCTCGCCTACGACGAGGCCACCGAGATTCAGGTCGTCGGCGCCGCCGACGAGCAGCAGGCTGAGGAGGACGAGTCCGTGAAGCGGCGGAACTTCCTCGCGCACGCCGCCCAGGTCACGATGGGGGCGGCCATCCTGGGTTCCTCGCCCAGGGCCTGGGCGGCGAGCCCCGCGAGGACGCCGGCACCCGGCCACATCGGGATGACCGACGTGCGCCAGGTCGAGGCTGCGACCAGAGCGCTGCGAGCGCTCGACTACCAGTACGGCGGCGGGTTCTGCCGCGACGCCGTGGTGGCGCAGCTGTCCTGGGGACAGCAGATGCTCGACTCCTCCGCCGCCAGCCCGGTCCGGTCGCGCCTGTTCGTGGCGCTGGCGGACCTGCACAGCCTGGCGGGTTGGACGTCGTTCGACAGTGGACTGATGGATTCCGCGCGCGGGCACTTCGCCAACGCGCTGGAGCTGGCCAAACAGGGTGACAACGACCACCTGGTCGCCAACATCCTGTACCGGATGGGACGGGTCTACCTGCACCAGGAAGCGCCCAACGACGCGCTCAAACTGTTCCAGCTGGGACAGATCGCGGCGCAGGAATCCGGCTCCGAGCTGGCGATCTCCGTGCTCGCGGCCAACCAGGCGTGGGCCTACGCGATGATGGGCAACGAGGACCAGTCGCTCAAGCTGCTCGGCCTGGCCAAGGACGAGTTCGCCCGCGCCAACGTCGCCGAGGCCGAGGACTGGGTCAAGTTCTTCAACGAGACCGACGTCTACGCGATGATCGGCACCGTCCACACGGTACTGGCGCGTGGCGTCGACACGAAGCACACCCAGTTCGCGATCCCGGCGCTGACCAGGGCGATCGACGCCTACGGCGAGGACATGCAGCGCAGCAAGGTGTTCAACCAGGCCGCGCTGGCCACCAACCACCTCATCGACGGCGACATCGACCACGGCGCGCGCATCGGGCGCTTGGCGCTGGAGTCCGCGGACGGCATCAAGTCGGCCCGGGTGAAGGACCGGATGGTGCCGATGCAGGAAGAGGCGGCGAAGCGGCGCAACAACCCGGATGCCCGCGACCTCAACGAGCGCATCAGCTCGTTCTTCGCCGCTTGA
- a CDS encoding MFS transporter, with protein MTETRTGGSLTEPTVPVRAGWISLLFGANIGLWLGIYAPIQVLLPEQAEHLDSANKELVFGIVTGVGAVVALLTNPLVGLASDRTRSRFGRRHPWTLAGALCGALGLVVLALAPNVVVMVAGWCLVQAGLGGMLATLTSAVPDRVPVDQRARIGGLVGISQMLGTVLGAVVVTVLVTSLPGGYLACAVVVIAGALAFVLRTRDVTAGGAGSPAVKWRTALAELWVSPRRHPDFAWAWGCHFLINLGNSLGTFFLLFFLKDSVHYPDPDTGLLIMMGLYGVALVIGGLVVGPLSDRTGRRKPFVLGAVVVMAAAAVVLVLWQTWPAALAASPLLGIGFGAYWAVALAILTEVLPAAQDRAKDLGVINIANALPQVIAPLAATVILAELGGYPGLFTASAIATLAAGALIFGVRSVR; from the coding sequence ATGACGGAGACGCGGACCGGCGGATCGCTCACCGAGCCGACCGTCCCCGTGCGGGCGGGCTGGATCAGCCTGCTCTTCGGCGCGAACATCGGGCTGTGGCTGGGGATCTACGCCCCGATCCAGGTGCTGCTGCCCGAACAGGCCGAGCACCTGGACTCCGCGAACAAGGAGCTGGTGTTCGGCATCGTCACCGGCGTCGGCGCGGTGGTCGCCCTGCTCACCAATCCGCTGGTCGGGCTGGCGTCGGACCGGACGCGGTCCCGGTTCGGCCGCAGGCACCCGTGGACGCTGGCCGGTGCGCTGTGCGGCGCGCTCGGGCTGGTGGTACTGGCGCTGGCGCCGAACGTGGTGGTGATGGTCGCCGGCTGGTGCCTGGTGCAGGCCGGGCTCGGCGGCATGCTCGCGACGCTCACCTCCGCCGTGCCGGACCGGGTTCCGGTCGACCAGCGGGCGCGGATCGGCGGGCTGGTCGGCATCAGCCAGATGCTGGGCACGGTGCTCGGCGCCGTGGTGGTGACGGTGCTGGTGACCAGCCTGCCCGGCGGGTACCTGGCCTGCGCGGTGGTCGTGATCGCCGGTGCGCTCGCGTTCGTCCTGCGCACCAGGGATGTCACGGCCGGTGGCGCCGGGAGCCCAGCGGTGAAGTGGCGGACCGCGCTGGCCGAGTTGTGGGTGTCACCGCGGCGGCACCCGGATTTCGCGTGGGCGTGGGGCTGCCACTTCCTGATCAACCTCGGCAACTCGCTCGGCACGTTCTTCCTGCTGTTCTTCCTCAAGGATTCGGTGCACTACCCGGATCCGGACACCGGGCTGCTGATCATGATGGGGCTCTACGGGGTCGCGCTGGTGATCGGCGGGCTCGTGGTCGGGCCGCTGTCCGACCGGACCGGCCGCCGCAAGCCGTTCGTACTCGGCGCGGTGGTGGTGATGGCCGCGGCGGCGGTCGTGCTGGTGCTGTGGCAGACCTGGCCCGCGGCGCTCGCGGCGTCCCCGCTGCTCGGCATCGGGTTCGGCGCCTACTGGGCGGTCGCGCTGGCCATCCTGACCGAGGTGCTGCCCGCCGCGCAGGACCGGGCGAAGGACCTGGGCGTCATCAACATCGCCAACGCGCTGCCGCAGGTGATCGCGCCGCTCGCCGCGACCGTGATCCTCGCGGAGCTGGGCGGCTACCCGGGGCTGTTCACCGCGTCCGCGATCGCGACGCTCGCGGCCGGGGCGCTCATCTTCGGCGTCCGCTCCGTCCGCTGA
- a CDS encoding SDR family oxidoreductase — MRVFVTGASGHVGSALVPELLAAGHEVVGLARSDASAAKLTTAGAGVRRGDLRDLDVLREAAAESDGVVHLAFDHEAMVAGDLASAGDTDLAVVRAFGDALDGTGKPLVVTSGTGILVALGLDRTATEEDVVPGGYRIDSENEVIGFADRGIRSSVVRLPPSVHGPADKHGFVPTLIASARKAGRSGYLGDGANRWPAVHTVDAARLYRLALEKAPAGSRLHAVGDEGVPLREIAEVIGRHLDVPVQSVPQEQAAAHFGFLVRFAGMDNPASGVRTQQLLDWKPERPGLLADLDDGHYFETA; from the coding sequence ATGAGAGTTTTCGTCACCGGAGCGTCCGGACACGTGGGTTCGGCGCTCGTTCCCGAGCTGCTGGCGGCCGGTCACGAGGTCGTCGGCCTGGCCAGGTCCGACGCCTCGGCCGCCAAACTGACCACCGCCGGCGCCGGGGTACGCCGGGGCGACCTGCGGGACCTCGACGTTCTCCGGGAGGCCGCGGCCGAGTCGGACGGCGTCGTCCACCTCGCCTTCGACCACGAGGCCATGGTCGCCGGTGACCTGGCGTCCGCCGGTGACACGGACCTGGCCGTCGTGCGCGCGTTCGGCGACGCGCTCGACGGCACGGGCAAACCGCTCGTTGTGACGTCCGGGACGGGGATCCTCGTCGCGCTCGGATTGGACCGCACCGCCACCGAGGAGGATGTGGTCCCCGGCGGCTACCGGATCGACTCGGAAAACGAGGTCATCGGGTTCGCCGACCGCGGGATCCGGTCGTCGGTCGTGCGGCTCCCGCCGAGCGTGCACGGCCCGGCGGACAAGCACGGGTTCGTCCCGACCCTGATCGCGTCCGCGCGCAAGGCGGGCCGGTCCGGCTACCTCGGTGACGGCGCCAACCGCTGGCCCGCCGTCCACACCGTGGACGCCGCGCGCCTCTACCGTCTGGCCCTGGAGAAGGCCCCGGCCGGATCACGGCTGCACGCCGTGGGCGATGAGGGCGTGCCGTTGCGGGAGATCGCCGAGGTCATCGGGCGCCACCTGGATGTTCCGGTGCAGTCCGTCCCACAGGAGCAGGCCGCGGCACACTTCGGCTTCCTGGTGCGATTCGCCGGAATGGACAACCCGGCGTCCGGTGTCCGCACCCAGCAGCTGCTGGACTGGAAGCCGGAGCGGCCCGGCCTGCTCGCGGACCTGGACGATGGGCACTACTTCGAGACGGCCTGA